From Microtus pennsylvanicus isolate mMicPen1 chromosome 10, mMicPen1.hap1, whole genome shotgun sequence, one genomic window encodes:
- the Rgr gene encoding RPE-retinal G protein-coupled receptor isoform X1 → MAATRTLPAGFGELEVLAVGTVLLIEALSGLSLNGLTIFSFCKTPDLRTPNNLLVLSLALADSGISLNALVAAVSSLLRFTTPIVSRRRWPYGSEGCQAHGFQGFATALASISGSAAIAWGRYHHYCTRRQLAWNTAIPLVLFVWLSSAFWASLPLMGWGHYDYEPLGTCCTLDYSRGDRNEISFLFTMAFFNFLVPLFITLTSYQLMEHKLSRSGHLPVNTTLPGRMLLLGWGPYALLYLYATVADVGFISPKLQMVPALIAKTMPTVNAINYALPSEMIYRGVWQCLSPQKSKQN, encoded by the exons ATGGCAGCAACCAGGACCCTGcctgctggctttggggaacTCGAGGTGCTGGCTGTGGGGACAGTGCTGTTGATAGAAG CgctctctggcctcagcctcaaTGGCCTGACCATCTTCTCTTTCTGCAAGACTCCAGATCTACGGACTCCCAACAACCTGCTGGTACTGAGCCTGGCCCTGGCAGACAGTGGGATCAGCCTGAATGCCCTTGTTGCAGCTGTATCCAGCCTCCTCCG gtTCACTACTCCCATTGTTTCCCGCAGGCGCTGGCCATATGGTTCAGAAGGCTGCCAGGCTCATGGTTTCCAGGGTTTTGCAACGGCTCTCGCAAGCATCAGTGGTAGTGCAGCTATTGCCTGGGGTCGCTACCACCACTACTGCACCC GTAGACAGTTGGCATGGAACACAGCCATCCCTCTGGTGCTGTTTGTGTGGCTATCATCTGCCTTTTGGGCATCCCTGCCCCTGATGGGCTGGGGCCACTATGACTACGAGCCTTTGGGGACATGTTGTACATTGGACTATTCTAGAGGTGACAG AAACGAAATCAGTTTCCTCTTCACCATGGCCTTTTTCAACTTCCTGGTACCCCTTTTCATCACGCTCACTTCGTACCAGCTCATGGAACACAAACTCTCCAGGAGTGGTCATCTTCCG GTGAACACCACTCTGCCAGGCAGGATGCTGCTGCTGGGCTGGGGCCCCTATGCCCTCCTGTACCTATATGCAACCGTCGCAGATGTGGGCTTCATCTCTCCCAAGCTACAGATG GTGCCTGCCCTCATTGCCAAAACCATGCCCACAGTCAATGCCATCAACTACGCCTTGCCCAGTGAGATGATCTACAGAGGAGTCTGGCAGTGCCTGTCTCCACAGAAGAGCAAGCAGAACTGA
- the Rgr gene encoding RPE-retinal G protein-coupled receptor isoform X3 → MAATRTLPAGFGELEVLAVGTVLLIEALSGLSLNGLTIFSFCKTPDLRTPNNLLVLSLALADSGISLNALVAAVSSLLRRWPYGSEGCQAHGFQGFATALASISGSAAIAWGRYHHYCTRRQLAWNTAIPLVLFVWLSSAFWASLPLMGWGHYDYEPLGTCCTLDYSRGDRNEISFLFTMAFFNFLVPLFITLTSYQLMEHKLSRSGHLPVPALIAKTMPTVNAINYALPSEMIYRGVWQCLSPQKSKQN, encoded by the exons ATGGCAGCAACCAGGACCCTGcctgctggctttggggaacTCGAGGTGCTGGCTGTGGGGACAGTGCTGTTGATAGAAG CgctctctggcctcagcctcaaTGGCCTGACCATCTTCTCTTTCTGCAAGACTCCAGATCTACGGACTCCCAACAACCTGCTGGTACTGAGCCTGGCCCTGGCAGACAGTGGGATCAGCCTGAATGCCCTTGTTGCAGCTGTATCCAGCCTCCTCCG GCGCTGGCCATATGGTTCAGAAGGCTGCCAGGCTCATGGTTTCCAGGGTTTTGCAACGGCTCTCGCAAGCATCAGTGGTAGTGCAGCTATTGCCTGGGGTCGCTACCACCACTACTGCACCC GTAGACAGTTGGCATGGAACACAGCCATCCCTCTGGTGCTGTTTGTGTGGCTATCATCTGCCTTTTGGGCATCCCTGCCCCTGATGGGCTGGGGCCACTATGACTACGAGCCTTTGGGGACATGTTGTACATTGGACTATTCTAGAGGTGACAG AAACGAAATCAGTTTCCTCTTCACCATGGCCTTTTTCAACTTCCTGGTACCCCTTTTCATCACGCTCACTTCGTACCAGCTCATGGAACACAAACTCTCCAGGAGTGGTCATCTTCCG GTGCCTGCCCTCATTGCCAAAACCATGCCCACAGTCAATGCCATCAACTACGCCTTGCCCAGTGAGATGATCTACAGAGGAGTCTGGCAGTGCCTGTCTCCACAGAAGAGCAAGCAGAACTGA
- the Rgr gene encoding RPE-retinal G protein-coupled receptor isoform X4 — protein MPLLQLYPASSGRQLAWNTAIPLVLFVWLSSAFWASLPLMGWGHYDYEPLGTCCTLDYSRGDRNEISFLFTMAFFNFLVPLFITLTSYQLMEHKLSRSGHLPVNTTLPGRMLLLGWGPYALLYLYATVADVGFISPKLQMVPALIAKTMPTVNAINYALPSEMIYRGVWQCLSPQKSKQN, from the exons ATGCCCTTGTTGCAGCTGTATCCAGCCTCCTCCG GTAGACAGTTGGCATGGAACACAGCCATCCCTCTGGTGCTGTTTGTGTGGCTATCATCTGCCTTTTGGGCATCCCTGCCCCTGATGGGCTGGGGCCACTATGACTACGAGCCTTTGGGGACATGTTGTACATTGGACTATTCTAGAGGTGACAG AAACGAAATCAGTTTCCTCTTCACCATGGCCTTTTTCAACTTCCTGGTACCCCTTTTCATCACGCTCACTTCGTACCAGCTCATGGAACACAAACTCTCCAGGAGTGGTCATCTTCCG GTGAACACCACTCTGCCAGGCAGGATGCTGCTGCTGGGCTGGGGCCCCTATGCCCTCCTGTACCTATATGCAACCGTCGCAGATGTGGGCTTCATCTCTCCCAAGCTACAGATG GTGCCTGCCCTCATTGCCAAAACCATGCCCACAGTCAATGCCATCAACTACGCCTTGCCCAGTGAGATGATCTACAGAGGAGTCTGGCAGTGCCTGTCTCCACAGAAGAGCAAGCAGAACTGA
- the Lrit1 gene encoding leucine-rich repeat, immunoglobulin-like domain and transmembrane domain-containing protein 1, whose translation MSKLVAAGLTGQAGRSIPGDRFPAWVQEEPEVMWVALGMVWLLALGGLHQAWSFCPSQCSCSLHILSDGSKARTVVCSDPDLTLPPASIPPDTCRLHLERTAIRRVPGEAFRSLSRLEQLWLPYNALSELSALMLRGLRRLRELRLPGNRLAAFPWAALRDAPQLQLLDLQANRLLTLPPEAAHFLENLTFLDLSNNHLMRLPLELLDTWAHLKTGPFLSSHRARLVLGIQDNPWVCDCRLYGLVHLLEGWTLNLVFIEPRLRCASPRTLAGVAFSQLELRKCQSPQLRPGVTSIMSPLGSTVLLRCGATGIPGPEMSWRRANGRPLNGTVHQEVSSDGSSWTLLDLPVVSLFDSGDYICQAKNFLGASETLISLIVTEPQTSTEYSGVPGPLWPRTGEGAEAAAYNNKLVARHVPHIPEPIALATKPSAPSVKEELELQHFQMDVPGEFSRERAEHQGAQMVRSLKVVGDTYHSVLLVWKAPQAGNTTAFSVLYAVFGQRDMRRMTVEPGKTSVTIEGLAPKTKYVACVCVRGLVPTKEQCVIFSTDEVVDAEGTQRLINMVVISVAAIIALPPTLLVCCGALRRRCHKCRTGGSAEASGAYVNLERLGHSEDGSEELSRSSLSEADRLLSARSSLDSQLLGVRGGRRINEYFC comes from the exons ATGAGCAAGTTGGTAGCTGCTGGACTTACTGGACAAGCAGGACGGAGCATTCCTGGGGACAGGTTCCCTGCCTGGGTCCAAGAGGAGCCAGAAGTCATGTGGGTGGCCCTGGGCATGGTCTGGCTCCTCGCACTTGGGGGACTTCACCAGGCTTGGAGCTTCTGTCCCTCTCAATGCAGCTGCAGCCTGCACATCTTGAGTGACGGCAGCAAGGCCAG GACAGTGGTGTGCAGCGACCCTGACTTGACCCTGCCCCCAGCTTCAATTCCTCCGGACACCTGCAGGCTGCACCTGGAACGAACCGCCATCCGCAGGGTGCCTGGAGAGGCCTTCAGGTCTCTCAGCCGCCTGGAGCAGCTATGGCTGCCTTACAACGCTCTCAGCGAGCTCAGCGCCCTCATGCTCAGGGGGCTGCGCCGCCTAAGGGAGCTGCGTCTGCCTGGGAACCGCCTGGCTGCTTTTCCCTGGGCGGCGCTCAGGGATGCTCCACAGCTGCAGCTGCTGGACCTGCAGGCCAATCGCCTGTTGACATTGCCACCTGAGGCTGCGCACTTCCTGGAGAACCTTACTTTCCTGGACCTCTCCAACAACCACCTGATGAGGCTTCCTCTGGAGCTGCTGGACACCTGGGCTCACCTGAAGACCGGACCCTTCCTTTCAAGCCACCGTGCCCGACTAGTCCTAG GGATACAGGACAACCCCTGGGTATGTGACTGTCGACTCTATGGCCTAGTTCATCTGCTAGAAGGCTGGACTTTAAACTTGGTCTTCATCGAGCCTAGACTGAGGTGCGCCAGCCCACGCACCCTGGCTGGGGTGGCCTTCAGccagctggagctgagaaagtGTCAGAGCCCACAGCTCCGTCCAGGGGTGACCAGCATCATGTCCCCCTTGGGTAGCACGGTATTGCTACGCTGTGGAGCAACGGGGATCCCAGGTCCTGAGATGAGCTGGAGGAGAGCCAATGGACGCCCACTCAATGGCACAG TGCACCAGGAAGTTTCCAGTGATGGCTCAAGCTGGACTTTGCTGGATCTGCCTGTTGTGTCTCTCTTCGATTCTGGAGACTACATCTGCCAGGCCAAGAACTTTCTAGGGGCTTCTGAAACTCTTATCTCCTTGATTGTCACTGAACCCCAGACTTCTACAGAATATAGTGGGGTTCCGGGGCCCCTGTGGCCAAGGACAGGAGAGGGGGCAGAAGCTGCTGCTTACAACAACAAGCTGGTGGCCAGGCATGTCCCCCATATTCCGGAACCCATAGCTCTGGCTACCAAGCCCTCGGCGCCCAGCGTAAAGGAGGAGTTGGAGCTCCAGCACTTTCAGATGGATGTCCCAGGAGAGTTCTCCAGAGAGCGAGCAGAACACCAGGGGGCCCAGATGGTCAGGTCTCTCAAGGTGGTGGGAGATACTTACCACAGTGTGTTGCTGGTGTGGAAGGCCCCTCAAGCTGGGAACACGACGGCCTTTAGCGTCCTTTATGCGGTCTTTGGGCAGCGTGACATGCGAAGGATGACTGTGGAGCCTGGGAAGACTAGTGTCACCATCGAGGGGCTTGCTCCAAAGACCAAGtatgtggcatgtgtctgtgtgcgggGCCTGGTGCCTACGAAGGAACAGTGTGTCATCTTCTCTACTGATGAGGTGGTAGATGCGGAGGGCACCCAGCGGCTCATCAACATGGTGGTGATCAGCGTGGCAGCCATCATTGCCCTGCCTCCCACCCTCCTGGTTTGCTGCGGGGCTCTCCGAAGACGCTGCCACAAGTGCCGCACTGGGGGCTCCGCAGAGGCGTCCGGTGCCTATGTTAATTTGGAAAGACTGGGCCACAGCGAGGATGGCTCAGAGGAGTTGTCCCGGAGCAGCCTCAGTGAGGCGGACAGGCTTCTCTCAGCGCGCTCCAGCCTGGACTCGCAGCTCTTGGGAGTCAGGGGTGGCAGACGCATCAATGAGTACTTCTGCTGA
- the Rgr gene encoding RPE-retinal G protein-coupled receptor isoform X2 has product MAATRTLPAGFGELEVLAVGTVLLIEALSGLSLNGLTIFSFCKTPDLRTPNNLLVLSLALADSGISLNALVAAVSSLLRRWPYGSEGCQAHGFQGFATALASISGSAAIAWGRYHHYCTRRQLAWNTAIPLVLFVWLSSAFWASLPLMGWGHYDYEPLGTCCTLDYSRGDRNEISFLFTMAFFNFLVPLFITLTSYQLMEHKLSRSGHLPVNTTLPGRMLLLGWGPYALLYLYATVADVGFISPKLQMVPALIAKTMPTVNAINYALPSEMIYRGVWQCLSPQKSKQN; this is encoded by the exons ATGGCAGCAACCAGGACCCTGcctgctggctttggggaacTCGAGGTGCTGGCTGTGGGGACAGTGCTGTTGATAGAAG CgctctctggcctcagcctcaaTGGCCTGACCATCTTCTCTTTCTGCAAGACTCCAGATCTACGGACTCCCAACAACCTGCTGGTACTGAGCCTGGCCCTGGCAGACAGTGGGATCAGCCTGAATGCCCTTGTTGCAGCTGTATCCAGCCTCCTCCG GCGCTGGCCATATGGTTCAGAAGGCTGCCAGGCTCATGGTTTCCAGGGTTTTGCAACGGCTCTCGCAAGCATCAGTGGTAGTGCAGCTATTGCCTGGGGTCGCTACCACCACTACTGCACCC GTAGACAGTTGGCATGGAACACAGCCATCCCTCTGGTGCTGTTTGTGTGGCTATCATCTGCCTTTTGGGCATCCCTGCCCCTGATGGGCTGGGGCCACTATGACTACGAGCCTTTGGGGACATGTTGTACATTGGACTATTCTAGAGGTGACAG AAACGAAATCAGTTTCCTCTTCACCATGGCCTTTTTCAACTTCCTGGTACCCCTTTTCATCACGCTCACTTCGTACCAGCTCATGGAACACAAACTCTCCAGGAGTGGTCATCTTCCG GTGAACACCACTCTGCCAGGCAGGATGCTGCTGCTGGGCTGGGGCCCCTATGCCCTCCTGTACCTATATGCAACCGTCGCAGATGTGGGCTTCATCTCTCCCAAGCTACAGATG GTGCCTGCCCTCATTGCCAAAACCATGCCCACAGTCAATGCCATCAACTACGCCTTGCCCAGTGAGATGATCTACAGAGGAGTCTGGCAGTGCCTGTCTCCACAGAAGAGCAAGCAGAACTGA